The following DNA comes from Acipenser ruthenus chromosome 58, fAciRut3.2 maternal haplotype, whole genome shotgun sequence.
AATCTTTATGACCCTCTGTTACTAATATCCAGTCCTTTGAAGCAGATCTTGAATGTTATGGGAGAAAGCTGGGGGAAGACAcacttaattaacatcacagcatcttaAGCCTCatagtttaagatttgaaatgtcattttacaaagtacattcaattacaactatGAATTTCTCCCACGGCGTAtgcgttgaatatacagacttctcaggggttggaggcactcggctTTGCCTCGTATCACACAACGCTCCGAGGCGTCTGTATATTCAATGGATTGCAAACTAagaatgtactttataatgtaACGGCTTCAgagcactgtgtttaatattgatGAATCTGTATCATCTGTAGACATTCACCAGAGATCTCACAGATTCTATATTACGCTGCTGTTTAAAACGACTGGAATTTCTGAGCGCGGGttaaacttttttcacatttatgACACGGATGCGGTTTCTcttccagtgtggattcgctggtgatatttcaggttttgtaaacgtctgaaactcttcccacagtcagcacagacatgttgtttctctcctgtgtggattcgctggtgtcttttcaagtggcctgactgattgaaactcttcccacagtcagcacagacatgtggtttctctccagtgtggattcgctggtgaattTTCAAATCGCCTGAcagtctgaaactcttcccacagtcagcacagacatatggtttctcgccagtgtggattcgctggtgtcttttcaagtggtctgactgattgaaactcttcccacagtcagcacaggaatacggtttctctccagtgtggattcgctggtgaagtttcaggttttttaactgactgaatctcttcccacagtcagcacagacatgtggtttctctccagtgtggattctcTGATGAtttttcaggttttttaactgactgaaactcttcccacagtcagcacagacatgtggtttGTCTCCAGTGTGGATTCTCTGATGAATTTTCAGGTATTTtaaatgattgaaactcttcccacagtcagcacagacatgttgtttctctccagtgtggattctcttgtgtgttttcaaggtgcctgactgactgaaactcttcccacaggcAGCACAGACATGTGATTTCTCCGTtctgtggattcgctggtgataTTTCAGGCTTTGTGAatatctgaaactcttcccacagtcagcacagacatgcggtttctctccagtgtggattcgctggtggaGTTTTAGGTGTTGTAAACgtctgaatctcttcccacagtcaggacagacatgttgtttctctccagtgtggattttgtggtgaagtttcaggttttgtaactgtctgaaactctttccacattctgtacaggacagagagccctgcaagctgcttgttttaaaatggtt
Coding sequences within:
- the LOC131724918 gene encoding zinc finger protein ZFP2-like, coding for MESVHIKHERPVLESVHIKEESPVLDSVHIKEESSVLESFHIKEESPVLESVHIKEESPELESVHIKEDSPVLESVHIKEESPELESVHIKDESPVLESVHIKQERPVLESVHIKEESPVLESVHIKEESPVLESVHIKEEILVLESVHIKEESPVVESVHIKEESPVIESVHIKDESPVLESVHIKEESPELESVHIKDESPVLESVHIKEESPVLESVHIKEEIPVLESVHIKEEIPVLESVHIKEESPVLESVYVKEETHHPNCRECGADFRHHSPVKHHLRVLKVQLGYPCERQDSEMEPVHIKEELAELDPVHVEEEGNHFKTSSLQGSLSCTECGKSFRQLQNLKLHHKIHTGEKQHVCPDCGKRFRRLQHLKLHQRIHTGEKPHVCADCGKSFRYSQSLKYHQRIHRTEKSHVCAACGKSFSQSGTLKTHKRIHTGEKQHVCADCGKSFNHLKYLKIHQRIHTGDKPHVCADCGKSFSQLKNLKNHQRIHTGEKPHVCADCGKRFSQLKNLKLHQRIHTGEKPYSCADCGKSFNQSDHLKRHQRIHTGEKPYVCADCGKSFRLSGDLKIHQRIHTGEKPHVCADCGKSFNQSGHLKRHQRIHTGEKQHVCADCGKSFRRLQNLKYHQRIHTGRETASVS